From one Peptoniphilaceae bacterium AMB_02 genomic stretch:
- the rpoC gene encoding DNA-directed RNA polymerase subunit beta' → MLELNTFDSIRIGLASPEKIREWSKGEVKKPETINYRTLKPEKEGLFCEKIFGPTKDWECNCGKYKRIRYKGVVCEKCGVEVTKAKVRRERMGHIELATPVSHIWYFKGIPSRMGLLLDMSPRALEKILYFASYVVTDPGDTDLFTKQLLSEFEYNEAYDKWGESFKVGMGAEVIKELLLDIDLEKESEELKEALMNSTGQKKVRLSRRLEVVESFRQSGNRPEWMIMDVIPVIPPDLRPMVQLEGGRFATSDLNDLYRRVINRNNRLKRLLDIGSPEIIIRNEKRMLQESVDALIDNGRRGKAVTGPGNRNLKSLSDMLKGKTGRFRQNLLGKRVDYSGRSVIVVGPELKFYQCGLPKKMAMELFKPFVMNQLVEDEIAPNIKSAKKMVERSSPKVWDILEKVIKDHPVLLNRAPTLHRLGIQAFEPVLVEGKAIKLHPLACTAYNADFDGDQMAVHLPLSTEAQAEARLLMMSTNNILAPKDGKPIATPSQDMVLGAFYLTTQKDGALGTGKVFNDFNEMYKAHYDKKVSLHATVKVRVKHGSDDKGELVESTVGRFIFNEGIPQDLGFINRDKDKYALEINKQVNKKALGEIVDKCFRKHGNIITAKVLDYIKSMGYKYSTIGALSISMSDVTVPEDKFSILDKADVEVRKYENMLKRGLVLEDERYERVIEIWERATDEVTETLLSNLDPDNNIAIMANSGARGSEKQIRQLAGMRGLMSSAAGKTIEVPIKANFREGLSVQEFFISTHGSRKGLSDTALRTADSGYLTRRLVDVSQDVIVRIDDCGTNKYILAKDILEGEEDVIVDSSIIGKILYADVKDGNKTLFTKNQAITEQMVSELEEKEIPTIKIWGVSDTLKQQIIGRYAFEDILNPDTGEIIVYKNGMITEQIADLIEEKKIYEVKIRSVLGCKATHGVCAKCYGRNLATGNPVNIGESVGIIAAQSIGEPGTQLTMRTFHSGGIAGTGITQGLPRVEELFEARKPKGLAFISENEGTVKLIDNKKRIDIAVTSDDGTEKVYAIPYGSRIKVKDGDQIKAGDILTEGSVNPHDILKIKGVQGVQDYIMREVLNVYRLQGVDIDYKHIEVIIKQMLGKVKIHDAGDSYFLPGSLVNLREFEDINEKLEEEGKVPAEGERTLLGITKASLATDSFLSAASFQETTRVLTDASIKGKEDYLLGLKENVIIGKLIPAGTGMKRYENIKIDYEGMRDEDATEAVMDEPTAEATDDIVGSIDEEDSEE, encoded by the coding sequence TTGTTAGAATTAAATACTTTTGATTCTATAAGAATCGGGCTGGCATCGCCTGAAAAAATAAGAGAATGGTCTAAAGGTGAGGTTAAAAAACCTGAAACTATCAACTATAGAACCTTGAAACCTGAAAAAGAAGGTCTGTTCTGTGAAAAGATATTTGGACCTACAAAAGACTGGGAATGTAACTGCGGTAAATACAAGAGAATCAGATATAAAGGTGTTGTCTGTGAAAAATGTGGAGTTGAAGTAACCAAGGCAAAAGTAAGACGTGAGAGAATGGGGCATATTGAACTTGCCACCCCTGTTTCACATATTTGGTACTTTAAGGGAATTCCGTCCAGAATGGGACTCTTACTGGACATGAGCCCGAGAGCTTTGGAAAAGATACTCTATTTTGCAAGTTATGTAGTAACCGACCCGGGAGATACTGACTTATTTACAAAACAATTATTAAGTGAATTTGAATATAACGAAGCATACGACAAATGGGGAGAATCTTTTAAGGTAGGTATGGGTGCAGAGGTAATCAAAGAACTCTTACTTGATATAGACCTTGAAAAAGAATCCGAAGAGCTAAAAGAAGCTCTTATGAATAGTACCGGACAGAAGAAAGTAAGACTGTCCAGAAGACTTGAAGTAGTTGAATCCTTCAGACAGTCAGGAAATAGACCTGAGTGGATGATTATGGACGTAATCCCTGTAATTCCACCTGATTTAAGACCTATGGTTCAGCTGGAAGGTGGTAGATTCGCAACTAGTGACTTAAACGATCTATATAGAAGGGTTATCAATAGAAACAATCGTCTAAAGAGACTACTCGATATCGGATCGCCTGAAATAATCATTAGAAACGAAAAGAGGATGCTTCAAGAATCTGTTGACGCATTGATAGACAACGGAAGAAGAGGAAAGGCCGTTACCGGTCCCGGAAACAGAAATCTAAAGAGTCTATCCGACATGCTGAAAGGTAAAACGGGTAGATTTAGACAGAACCTACTAGGTAAGAGGGTAGATTACTCAGGTAGATCAGTAATCGTAGTAGGTCCTGAGCTTAAGTTTTACCAATGCGGTCTTCCCAAGAAGATGGCCATGGAACTCTTCAAGCCTTTTGTAATGAATCAATTGGTTGAAGATGAGATAGCTCCAAATATTAAATCTGCCAAGAAGATGGTTGAGAGATCTAGTCCTAAGGTATGGGATATTCTTGAAAAAGTAATAAAAGACCATCCGGTCTTATTAAACCGTGCGCCGACTCTTCATAGATTGGGTATTCAAGCATTTGAACCTGTACTAGTTGAAGGTAAGGCAATTAAGCTTCATCCACTAGCATGTACTGCTTACAACGCAGACTTTGACGGGGACCAGATGGCTGTTCACTTACCGCTATCTACCGAAGCTCAAGCTGAAGCAAGACTACTGATGATGTCTACTAATAATATCCTTGCTCCTAAAGACGGAAAGCCAATTGCTACTCCTTCTCAGGACATGGTATTGGGAGCCTTCTATTTGACAACTCAAAAAGACGGTGCTCTTGGAACAGGCAAGGTGTTTAACGATTTTAACGAGATGTACAAAGCTCATTACGACAAAAAAGTTTCACTTCATGCAACTGTAAAGGTCAGAGTAAAGCATGGTAGTGACGATAAAGGTGAGCTTGTTGAGTCTACAGTAGGAAGATTCATTTTCAATGAGGGTATTCCTCAAGATCTTGGATTCATCAATAGAGATAAAGATAAATATGCACTTGAGATAAATAAACAGGTTAACAAAAAAGCTCTTGGAGAAATTGTAGATAAGTGCTTTAGAAAACATGGTAATATCATAACTGCTAAGGTACTCGACTATATTAAGAGTATGGGATACAAGTACTCCACAATCGGAGCATTGTCAATATCCATGAGTGATGTTACTGTGCCTGAGGACAAATTCAGTATTCTCGATAAAGCCGATGTAGAAGTTAGAAAGTACGAGAATATGCTTAAGAGAGGTTTGGTTCTAGAAGACGAAAGATACGAAAGAGTTATTGAAATCTGGGAAAGAGCTACAGATGAAGTAACAGAAACACTTCTTTCAAATCTCGATCCCGACAATAATATTGCAATCATGGCTAACTCCGGTGCGAGGGGTTCCGAAAAGCAGATAAGACAGCTTGCCGGAATGCGTGGACTTATGTCATCAGCAGCCGGAAAAACCATAGAGGTTCCAATAAAGGCTAACTTTAGAGAGGGACTTTCAGTACAAGAGTTCTTTATCTCAACTCACGGTTCGAGAAAGGGACTTTCAGATACAGCGCTAAGAACAGCAGACTCCGGTTATTTGACCAGGAGACTTGTAGATGTATCGCAAGATGTTATTGTAAGAATAGATGATTGTGGTACAAATAAATATATATTGGCTAAAGATATCCTTGAGGGAGAAGAAGATGTAATAGTTGATTCTTCTATTATTGGAAAGATTCTCTATGCCGATGTAAAAGATGGTAATAAAACGCTGTTTACAAAGAATCAAGCTATCACTGAACAGATGGTTTCAGAGCTGGAAGAAAAAGAAATTCCAACCATTAAAATATGGGGAGTTTCTGATACATTGAAGCAGCAAATAATCGGAAGATATGCTTTTGAGGATATTTTAAATCCCGATACCGGTGAGATTATCGTCTATAAGAACGGTATGATTACCGAGCAAATCGCTGATTTAATAGAAGAGAAGAAAATTTACGAAGTTAAGATAAGATCTGTTCTGGGCTGTAAGGCTACTCATGGCGTTTGTGCAAAGTGTTATGGTAGAAATCTTGCAACCGGAAATCCTGTAAATATCGGTGAGTCGGTTGGTATTATTGCTGCTCAGTCAATAGGTGAGCCGGGTACACAGCTTACGATGAGAACTTTCCACTCCGGTGGTATTGCCGGAACTGGAATAACTCAAGGTCTTCCAAGGGTTGAAGAGCTTTTCGAGGCTAGAAAACCTAAGGGTCTTGCCTTTATATCTGAAAATGAAGGAACAGTTAAATTAATCGATAATAAGAAGAGAATCGATATTGCTGTAACTTCCGATGACGGAACTGAGAAAGTTTATGCTATACCATATGGTTCCAGAATAAAGGTTAAAGATGGAGATCAAATTAAAGCAGGAGATATTTTGACTGAAGGTTCTGTAAATCCACATGATATCTTAAAGATAAAAGGAGTTCAAGGCGTTCAGGACTATATAATGAGAGAAGTTCTTAATGTATATAGGCTTCAAGGTGTTGATATAGACTATAAACATATCGAAGTTATCATCAAGCAAATGCTGGGCAAGGTAAAAATACATGATGCAGGTGATTCATACTTCTTACCTGGATCTCTTGTAAATCTAAGAGAGTTTGAAGATATAAATGAAAAACTTGAAGAAGAGGGCAAGGTTCCGGCTGAAGGTGAAAGAACACTATTAGGTATAACCAAGGCTTCACTAGCAACAGATTCGTTCTTGTCTGCGGCATCTTTCCAGGAAACTACGAGAGTGCTTACAGATGCGTCTATTAAAGGTAAAGAAGATTATCTACTTGGATTGAAAGAAAATGTTATAATCGGTAAGCTAATTCCTGCAGGAACAGGTATGAAGCGATATGAGAATATCAAGATCGATTATGAAGGAATGCGCGATGAAGATGCTACCGAGGCAGTCATGGATGAGCCTACTGCCGAAGCAACTGATGATATCGTAGGAAGCATAGATGAAGAAGATTCCGAGGAATAA
- a CDS encoding DNA-directed RNA polymerase subunit beta: protein MTHTAKYGYTERVSFSRIPQVLELPDLIAVQKDSYEWFLKEGLKEVFDDSSPISDYAGSMVLEFVSYYMEDKTKYTEEEAKDRDASYSSPLKAKVRLINKETEEVKEQEVFMGDFPKMTDNGTFIINGAERVIVSQLVRSPSVYFNMEIDKSGTKLFSSTVIPNRGAWIEYDSDSNGVVNVRIDRTRKLPVTTLVRALIFDSTEDIIEALGDTKELRSTLEKEISTTQEEALLEIYKKLKPGDPAALESAEPLIMNLFFDGKRYDLAKVGRYKFNNKLGLKNRISGHISNVDIVDPETGEILVESGQRIDDDIADAIEASGINTVDLLVEEDIVRVVGNHFVDINTFGLKVDLKGLGLSEKVYYPVMKEILDTCESDEEILAAIKERAKELSPRHIIRADILASVSYELNLFYGVGNTDDIDHLGNRRVRAVGELLQNQFRIGMSRMERVVRERMSTQDPDLATPQALINIRPVVAAMKEFFGSSQLSQFMDQTNPMAELTHKRRMSALGPGGLSRDRAGAEVRDVHDSHYGRICPIETPEGPNIGLITSMTTYARINDYGFIETPYRKVDKEKGVVTNQIEYLTADIEDRFITAQANEPLNDDGSFVNERVSGRGLNGENDIYPREMVDFMDVSPQQIVSVGTAMIPFLENDDATRALMGSNMQRQAVPLIKAEAPIIGTGIEHRAAKDSGAVLIAKYDGVVTEVTSDKIKIKRNEGAKEDVYKLLKFKRSNQGTTINQRPIVRVGNIVKKGDIICDGPSTDNGEIALGKNILIAFMTWEGYNYEDAMLLNEKLVIEDTLTSIHIEEHESEARETKLGSEEITRDIPNVGEEMRKDLDENGIIRIGAEVTSGDILVGKVTPKGETELSPEERLLRAIFGEKAREVRDTSLKVPHGETGIVVDVKVYTRENGDELQPGINKVVRVYVATKRKINVGDKMCGRHGNKGVVSRLLPEEDMPFLPDGTPVQIVLNPLGVPSRMNLGQVLEVHLGLAAKKLGWKVATPVFDGASDQNIIDTLKEAGYPETGKIALRDGRTGEEFDNPVTVGIMYMLKLHHLVDEKIHARSTGPYSLVTQQPLGGKAQFGGQRFGEMEVWALEAYGASHTLQEMLTVKSDDIVGRVKTYESIVKGESIPEPGVPESFKVLIKELQSLAIDVKLLNENEDEVKLRDSDDDVIDITDFSSEETDQKIINDIEEVEDSGYEITEIED from the coding sequence ATGACTCATACTGCAAAGTATGGTTACACTGAAAGAGTCAGTTTTTCAAGGATTCCTCAGGTTTTAGAATTACCCGATTTAATAGCTGTGCAAAAGGACAGCTATGAATGGTTCCTGAAGGAAGGCTTAAAAGAAGTTTTTGATGATTCGAGTCCAATCTCAGATTACGCCGGAAGTATGGTGTTGGAATTTGTCAGCTATTATATGGAGGATAAAACCAAGTATACTGAGGAAGAGGCGAAGGATAGGGATGCAAGTTACTCAAGTCCCTTAAAAGCTAAAGTAAGACTGATCAACAAAGAGACAGAAGAGGTAAAAGAACAGGAAGTTTTCATGGGAGATTTCCCTAAAATGACTGATAATGGTACCTTCATTATTAATGGAGCTGAACGTGTTATCGTCAGTCAATTAGTCAGAAGCCCTAGTGTCTACTTTAATATGGAAATTGATAAATCCGGTACTAAACTGTTTTCATCAACCGTAATTCCAAATAGAGGAGCATGGATTGAATATGACAGCGACTCAAACGGAGTGGTCAATGTTAGAATAGACAGAACCAGAAAATTACCGGTTACAACCCTTGTAAGAGCACTTATATTTGATTCGACTGAAGATATTATTGAAGCTCTTGGCGACACCAAAGAACTTAGATCAACGCTTGAGAAGGAGATTTCAACCACTCAAGAAGAAGCGCTGCTTGAGATCTATAAAAAATTGAAGCCCGGGGATCCGGCTGCATTGGAAAGTGCAGAGCCTTTAATAATGAACTTATTCTTCGATGGTAAGAGATACGATCTTGCCAAAGTAGGAAGATATAAATTTAATAATAAATTAGGATTAAAAAATAGAATCTCAGGACATATATCAAATGTTGATATAGTAGATCCTGAAACAGGAGAAATACTGGTAGAGTCCGGTCAGAGAATAGATGACGATATTGCCGATGCAATTGAAGCATCCGGGATAAATACCGTAGATCTTTTAGTCGAGGAAGATATCGTAAGAGTTGTGGGTAACCACTTCGTAGATATCAATACTTTTGGACTGAAAGTTGACTTGAAAGGTCTGGGTCTATCAGAAAAAGTCTACTATCCGGTTATGAAGGAAATCTTGGATACATGTGAAAGTGACGAAGAGATTTTAGCCGCTATTAAGGAAAGGGCAAAGGAATTAAGTCCAAGACATATCATAAGAGCTGATATTTTAGCCTCAGTTAGTTATGAACTTAACCTTTTCTATGGCGTTGGAAATACTGATGATATAGACCATCTGGGAAATAGAAGAGTTAGAGCCGTAGGTGAACTACTTCAAAACCAATTCAGGATTGGTATGTCCAGAATGGAAAGGGTCGTGCGTGAAAGAATGTCAACTCAAGACCCTGATTTGGCAACCCCTCAGGCACTGATAAATATCAGACCTGTAGTTGCTGCAATGAAGGAATTTTTTGGCTCATCACAGCTGTCACAGTTCATGGATCAGACAAATCCGATGGCAGAGCTTACTCATAAGAGAAGAATGTCAGCACTGGGACCTGGCGGTCTTTCAAGAGATAGAGCCGGAGCAGAAGTAAGAGACGTTCACGATTCTCACTATGGAAGGATATGCCCTATAGAAACTCCTGAAGGACCGAATATAGGACTGATAACTTCTATGACTACTTATGCCAGAATAAATGACTATGGTTTCATAGAGACACCTTATAGAAAAGTAGACAAGGAAAAAGGTGTAGTAACCAATCAAATAGAGTACCTGACTGCTGATATTGAAGACAGATTTATAACCGCTCAAGCTAACGAACCGCTAAATGATGACGGAAGTTTCGTAAATGAGAGGGTATCAGGTAGGGGATTAAATGGAGAAAATGATATCTATCCTAGAGAAATGGTGGATTTCATGGACGTTAGTCCTCAGCAAATAGTATCAGTCGGAACTGCGATGATTCCTTTCTTGGAAAACGACGATGCGACACGTGCACTGATGGGTTCAAACATGCAGAGACAGGCCGTACCATTGATAAAAGCTGAAGCACCGATAATTGGAACCGGAATTGAGCATAGAGCTGCAAAGGATAGTGGGGCTGTTCTAATAGCTAAATATGACGGTGTAGTTACAGAGGTAACTTCAGATAAGATAAAGATTAAGAGAAATGAAGGCGCTAAAGAAGACGTCTATAAATTATTAAAGTTCAAAAGATCAAACCAAGGTACTACAATCAACCAAAGACCTATAGTCAGAGTTGGAAACATCGTTAAAAAAGGCGATATAATTTGCGATGGACCTTCCACGGATAATGGAGAGATAGCATTAGGTAAGAATATTCTTATCGCTTTTATGACTTGGGAAGGTTATAACTACGAAGATGCTATGCTTTTAAACGAAAAGCTTGTAATTGAAGATACATTGACTTCTATCCATATAGAAGAACATGAATCTGAAGCACGAGAAACTAAGCTGGGTTCAGAGGAAATCACAAGAGATATACCAAATGTCGGTGAGGAAATGAGAAAAGACCTAGACGAAAATGGTATTATCAGAATAGGAGCCGAGGTAACTTCCGGAGATATTCTAGTCGGTAAAGTAACTCCAAAGGGAGAGACGGAATTGTCACCTGAAGAGAGATTATTAAGAGCTATATTCGGAGAAAAAGCAAGAGAGGTTAGAGACACTTCTCTTAAAGTACCTCATGGCGAAACAGGTATTGTAGTAGATGTTAAAGTATATACGAGAGAAAATGGCGATGAATTACAACCTGGCATAAACAAGGTTGTAAGGGTATATGTTGCTACTAAAAGGAAGATAAATGTCGGAGACAAGATGTGTGGTAGACATGGTAATAAGGGGGTAGTTTCAAGACTATTACCTGAAGAGGATATGCCGTTTTTACCAGACGGTACACCGGTACAAATAGTACTTAACCCACTGGGGGTTCCTTCGAGGATGAACCTGGGTCAGGTACTGGAAGTACATCTTGGACTGGCAGCTAAAAAACTGGGATGGAAGGTTGCAACACCGGTATTTGACGGTGCAAGTGACCAAAACATCATAGATACTCTAAAAGAAGCGGGATATCCGGAAACCGGTAAGATAGCTCTGAGAGACGGTAGAACCGGTGAAGAGTTTGATAATCCTGTTACTGTTGGAATAATGTATATGTTAAAACTTCACCACTTAGTAGATGAGAAAATTCATGCTAGATCGACAGGTCCTTATTCACTTGTAACTCAGCAGCCTCTAGGAGGTAAAGCTCAGTTCGGTGGACAGAGATTTGGAGAGATGGAGGTGTGGGCTCTGGAGGCTTATGGAGCTTCACATACATTACAGGAAATGTTGACAGTTAAATCTGACGATATCGTCGGTAGGGTTAAGACATACGAATCCATAGTTAAAGGTGAGTCTATACCTGAGCCGGGAGTTCCGGAATCATTCAAAGTTTTAATTAAAGAACTTCAGTCTTTAGCAATTGATGTAAAATTACTCAATGAGAATGAAGATGAGGTTAAATTAAGGGATTCTGATGACGATGTAATAGATATTACTGATTTTAGTAGTGAAGAAACCGATCAGAAGATTATTAATGATATAGAAGAAGTAGAAGATTCGGGATACGAAATAACTGAAATTGAAGATTAG
- the rpsG gene encoding 30S ribosomal protein S7 gives MPRKGHVPKRDVIPDPMYGDVVVTKLINNIMLDGKKGVAQRIVYGAFNNIQEQTGEEALEVFYKALNNIMPVLEVKARRIGGANYQVPIEVRPERRQTLGLRWLVTYARKRGERTMVDRLAKEIMDAANNTGASVKKREEVHKMAEANKAFAHYRF, from the coding sequence GTGCCAAGAAAAGGACATGTACCAAAGAGAGATGTAATACCAGATCCTATGTATGGAGATGTTGTTGTAACTAAGCTTATCAACAATATCATGCTTGACGGTAAAAAAGGTGTTGCACAAAGAATTGTATATGGAGCTTTTAATAATATCCAAGAGCAAACCGGTGAGGAAGCATTGGAAGTATTCTACAAAGCTTTAAATAATATCATGCCGGTTCTTGAAGTTAAAGCACGACGTATAGGTGGTGCGAACTATCAAGTTCCGATTGAAGTTAGACCAGAAAGAAGACAGACGCTAGGATTGAGATGGCTGGTAACTTACGCTCGTAAAAGAGGCGAAAGAACTATGGTTGACAGACTTGCAAAAGAAATCATGGATGCAGCTAATAATACTGGAGCATCAGTCAAAAAACGTGAAGAAGTTCATAAGATGGCTGAAGCTAACAAGGCGTTCGCACATTATAGATTCTAG
- the rpsL gene encoding 30S ribosomal protein S12, with protein sequence MPTINQLIRQGRTKIKQKSKSPALSYNFNTLKRKTVVNESPQKRGVCTSVRTVTPKKPNSALRKIARVRLTNQMEVNAYIPGIGHNLQEHSVVLIRGGRVKDLPGVRYHIVRGALDTSGVTDRKQARSKYGAKKPK encoded by the coding sequence ATGCCAACAATTAACCAGTTGATCAGACAGGGAAGAACCAAGATTAAACAAAAATCCAAGTCTCCGGCTCTAAGCTACAACTTCAACACTCTTAAGAGAAAAACAGTTGTTAACGAATCTCCACAAAAAAGAGGAGTATGTACTTCTGTAAGAACTGTAACTCCTAAGAAACCTAACTCAGCTCTTAGAAAGATTGCAAGGGTTAGACTTACAAACCAAATGGAAGTTAATGCTTACATTCCGGGTATAGGACATAATCTTCAGGAACACTCCGTTGTTCTAATTAGAGGTGGAAGAGTTAAAGACCTTCCAGGGGTTAGATACCACATTGTTAGAGGTGCACTTGATACCTCTGGGGTTACTGACCGTAAACAAGCAAGATCAAAATACGGTGCAAAAAAACCAAAATAA
- the rplL gene encoding 50S ribosomal protein L7/L12 — protein MASEKVLNLIEEVKGLTVLELSELVSALEEEFGVSAAAPVAAVAAAPAAGADAPAAEEKSEFDVMLANAGAEKIKVIKVVRDITGLGLKEAKALVDEAPKAVKEGASKEEAEEIKTKLEEVGATVELK, from the coding sequence ATGGCATCAGAAAAAGTATTAAATTTAATTGAAGAAGTTAAAGGACTTACAGTATTAGAATTATCAGAACTAGTTAGCGCTCTTGAAGAAGAGTTTGGAGTATCAGCAGCAGCTCCTGTAGCTGCAGTAGCAGCAGCACCTGCAGCTGGAGCAGACGCACCTGCAGCAGAAGAAAAATCTGAATTTGACGTAATGCTAGCTAACGCTGGAGCAGAAAAAATCAAAGTTATCAAAGTAGTTAGAGACATCACTGGTCTTGGACTAAAAGAAGCTAAAGCATTAGTTGACGAAGCTCCTAAAGCAGTTAAAGAAGGCGCTTCAAAAGAAGAAGCTGAAGAAATCAAAACTAAACTTGAAGAAGTTGGAGCTACTGTAGAGCTTAAGTAA
- the rplJ gene encoding 50S ribosomal protein L10 yields the protein MKERVLQAKKDVVAEIVENINNAQSMVLVEYRGLSVSDLTELRKLYRESGVNYKVYKNTLMQFAFKEAGLEDFCEFLTGPNALAFGMDDPASVAKITQNFAKDHDKLVIKAGVVDGEIIGLDKIKSLASLPSREVLIAQVLGGFNAPIQGFANVCTGTLSSLVYALNAVKEKKEQEAA from the coding sequence GTGAAGGAACGTGTGTTACAAGCTAAAAAAGATGTCGTAGCTGAAATAGTTGAAAACATCAATAATGCACAATCAATGGTTCTAGTAGAGTACAGAGGCTTATCAGTATCTGATTTGACTGAACTTAGAAAGCTTTACAGAGAAAGTGGAGTAAACTATAAAGTTTACAAAAACACTTTAATGCAATTTGCTTTCAAAGAAGCAGGACTTGAAGATTTTTGCGAATTTTTAACTGGACCAAATGCATTGGCTTTCGGTATGGATGATCCGGCATCAGTAGCAAAGATTACACAGAATTTTGCAAAAGATCATGATAAATTAGTGATTAAAGCCGGCGTAGTTGATGGTGAAATAATCGGACTTGATAAAATCAAATCACTTGCTTCTTTACCATCAAGAGAAGTACTTATCGCTCAAGTACTTGGTGGATTCAATGCTCCAATCCAAGGATTTGCAAATGTATGTACCGGAACATTAAGCAGTTTAGTTTACGCATTAAACGCAGTAAAAGAAAAGAAAGAACAAGAAGCAGCATAA